Within the Microbacterium sp. 1S1 genome, the region CTGGACGTAGCTGAGGACCTGGGTCGCCGCCGCGACACCGGCCACCACCAGGCCGAGACCGATGAGCACCCAGCTCGTCTTGCCGGTGGCGACGTAGAGCATGGCGACGAACATGCCGAAGATCAGTGTTCCGGTGCCGAGGTCGCGCTGGAAGACGATGATGCCGAGCGAGACGAGCCACACGACGAGGACCGGTCCCAGTTCGCGCATGCGCGGCCAGGTGATGCCGAGCACCCGCTTGCCGACCGAGGTGAGGCTCTCCCGCGTGCGGACGAGGTAACCGGCGAAGAAGATCGCGAGGCAGATCTTGGCGAGCTCGCCCGGCTGGAAGGCGAACATACCGCCGAGGGACACCCAGACCTGGGCGTTCGCGTCCGGGATCCGCAGTCCGGGAACGAACGGCAGCAGAAGCAGGAGGATTCCGGCGAGGCCGAAGATGTAGGTGTACCGGAAGAGGATCCGATAGTTGCGCAGCAGGATGACCACGGTGATCGCCCCGGCCAGCGAGATGGCCGTCCAGGCGAGCTGCTTGGTGGAGTACGCGTTCCACCCCGTGTTCCCGTAGGCGATGTCGATCCGGTAGATCATCGCCACGCCCAGTCCGGTGAGCAGCGTGGCGATCGGCACGACGAAGGGGTCGGCGTCGGCGGCGACGAAACGGAGCACGATGTGCAGGGCGAAGGCGAGAGCAGCGAGTCCGCCGCCGATCGCCAGGATCATGGGGTCGATCGTGCCCAGGGCGCCCAGTTGGACGAGGGTGAGGGCCGCGCCGCTGATCGCGCAGGCGAACAGCAGCAGCCAGAACTCGCGGTTGCGCTGCGTCTGCGGCATCCGCAAGCGCCGCAGTGCCTTGATGACGGTGGTGTCCGCCTGCACATCGGTGCTCATCCGGCACCTCCCGACGGTGTGGCGCTCGGGGAGGGGAGCGGTGTGGGCAGCGGGGTCTGCTCGATGACGTTGGCCTCCGCGCCGGTGCGGAGGCGGTCCACGATGGCCATCGCGTCCGAGAGCGACCGGGCGCTGATCGTGCGCTCGACCGATGCCCGCTGGTACGGCGGGAGGTCGGCGAGGAGGATGTCGGTGTCCTCGACCGGGGTGGACAGGGTGATCGGACCGATGTTCTGCTGCACGCCCTGGAAGATCACGACGCTGTCCTCGTCGGCGCCGATGAAGTACCGCGTCTGCGTCCAGCTGTAGGCGGCGAACGCGGCGAAGCCCAGCATCGCGAGCACGACGAGGGTTCCGGCGATCCAGCCGAGCCGGCGGCGCTTGGCGCGACGCCGGTCCTCTTCGATCAGCTCTTCGAGGTATTCCGGCGCCGGCTCGAAGTGGCTCGGCTCGTTCGCGGCCTGTCGCACCGGGTGCAGCCAGTTGCTGCGCGGCGCCCGGACCGGCGGCACGTAGACGCCGGACGGGTTCGACGCGGCGCCGACGATCGTCGCGGTGCCGGAGTGGACGGGGTGCTGGCCGCCGACGTCGACGATGACGATCGTCACGTTGTCGGGGGCGCCGCCGTCGAGAGCCTGCTTGAGGAGGTTGTCTGCCGTGCGGCCAGGGGCGAGCCCGAGTTGCATGGTCTTGAGGATGCGCGCCTCGTCCACGACACCGGACAGGCCGTCCGAGCACAGCAGCCACCGGTCGCCCGGCTGCGCGTGCATGACGAACATGTCGAGCTCGGGGTCGGCGTCCATGTCGCTCAGCACTCGCATGAGCACGGAGCGGCGGGGGTGGTAGCGGGCCTCTTCGGGCGTGATCCGGCCGGAGTCGACGAGCCGCTGCACGAAGGTGTGGTCCGCGGTGATCTGCGTGAGGGCGTCGTCGCGGTAGAGGTAGATGCGCGAGTCGCCGATGTGCCCGATGACCGCGTACTCGTCGACCATGATGATGGCGCTGAGCGTGGTGCCGAGGCCGGCGAGCTCCGGCCGGTCCTTGGCGGCGCGGATGAGGTCGCCGGCGGCGGTCGTGGCGGCCGCCTGGAGCGCGGCCTGCGCGTCTTCCGTGGAGGAGTAGGGGTGGTCCAGCGGCTCCATGCGCTGGATCGCGAGGCTCGAGGCGACGTCGCCGCCCGCGTGACCGCCCATGCCGTCGGCGACGACGAACAGGTTCGCCCCGGAGTACCCGGAGTCCTGGTTGTTGGAGCGGACCTTCCCGGTGTGGGAGATCGCGGCGCTCGAGCCTTCGAAGACCATGCCGGCGTCAGGCCCTCAACTCGAACGTCGTGGCGCCCACCTTGACCGGGGTCCCGAGGCTGAGGGACACAGGGCCGCCGGTCACGCGCTGGCCGGCCACGAACGTGCCGTTCGTCGAGTCGAGGTCCTGGATCGCCCATGTGTCGCCGCGGAGCAGGAGCCGGGCGTGATGGCTGGACGTGTAGTCGTCGCGGATCACGAGAGCCGATTCGCTCGAGCGGCCGATCGTCATCGCCTCCGACCCGAGGGGGAGCTCGAGACCCGCCTTCGGCCCGGACGTGATCACGAGGCGCTTCGCGGTGGCGACGGTCGCCGGGCCGGACGACGGCCGTGACGACGAGGGGCGCGGGGGCGCGGCCGGTGCCGCTGCGGCAGCCGGCGCTCCGGCGGTGGCCTCGACCGGAAGCTTGCGCGCGCGGACGCCGAACAGGTCGGCGCGGAGGGAGTAGACGACGCCGAAGACGAAGAACCACATCAGCACGAGGAAGCCGATGCGGAGCAGGAGCAGGACCAGTTCACTCATCCGAGGGCTCCGAACGCGCGGGTCGCGTCGTCGCCAGGGCGCGAAGACCGGGACGGGGTGGCGACGGGGACGATGCGGAACACGAGGTCGGTGCGACCGATCGTGATCGTGGTGTCGGAGGGGAGGGCGGCCTCGCGGAGCTTCTGCCCGTCGACCTTCGTACCGTTGGTGGAGCCCATGTCCCGGAGCATGGCGCGCTCGCCGTCCCAAAGGATCTCGGCGTGGCGCCGGCTCGACCCCGCATCGGCGATGGTGATGTCGGCGTCCGACCCGCGACCGATGACGGTGCGCGCACGGGTCAGCGCGTGCCGGCGTCCGTCGACGTCGACCACGGCCTGCCAGTTCACCCGTCCCTCGACGGCGCCCGACGTGACACGCACGGTTCCGGTGGCGACCTTCTCATCCGCGTCGAGCGTGATCGACAGCGGTCCGGCGAAGCTGTATCCCTGCGACTTCGCGTGCTTCGTGACGAGGGCATGCAGTTCGTCCGTCAGTGCGCCACCGAGCCCGCGCATGCGCTCCGCGTCGTCGGGGCTGAGGCGCACGACGAAGTTGTTCGGCGCGATGATGCGGTCACGGCTCACCACGGCCGCCGTCGTGTCCGCCTCGCGACGCAGCGCGGAAGCGATCTCCACGGGCTGGATGCCGCTGCGGAAGGTCTTCGCGAACGCGCTGTTCACCGCGCGCTCGAGACCCTTCTCAAAGCTGTCAAGTAGTCCCACTGGGCTCCTCTGGCATGCCGACCGTTAGCGACATCGTAGCCAGGTGACCTGGGGGAACGCCGCCGACGCCCCTTCCGGGGTGTGCATCGGGGGCGAAAACGCGTGATATCCTCGGAAAGTTGAGTTCTTCGGAACGAGACACTCGCGCGAGTGGCGGAATGGTAGACGCGCTGGCTTCAGGTGCCAGTGTCCGTATGGACGTGGGGGTTCAAGTCCCCCCTCGCGCACAGCGGGGCTGTCTAGATGAAGACAGCCCGTAGTGGTCCTCGAGGGAAAAGGCCGGTCAGACATGACCGGCTTTTTTCGTTGCCGGCGTCGACCGAGGCAGCCCTCGCCGCCGTGACGAAAGTCGGCGCGCTCTAGACGAAAGTCACCCTGGTGTCCGGCTGGACCCTCCAATAATCTCTCCGGTATCTCAGTTCGGAGGGCGGGCCGACTGAGCGATGCGCGGGAGTGCTCATGCGGTTTTCACTGCGTCTGCTGTCGGACGACCGAGAAGGGGAGAAGGGCCGGAGGCGGCGGAAATCGCCATCCCGGCGCGCACCGTGGGCGGTGGCGACGATGCTCGCTCTCGTCCTCGGATCGCTCGTCGCACCGGCGATGCCGGCGGTCGCGGCTCCCGGCGACCCGGCGCAGCTCTATCTCGGACCCTCGTACGAGGGGACGACGATCGGCTCCGACAAGGACTTCAACGCCCCGACGGAGTGTCCGGCGAACTCGCTGCTCACCGGTGTGCAGACGGAGAACCGGCAGAACGTCAGTCCG harbors:
- a CDS encoding FtsW/RodA/SpoVE family cell cycle protein, with protein sequence MSTDVQADTTVIKALRRLRMPQTQRNREFWLLLFACAISGAALTLVQLGALGTIDPMILAIGGGLAALAFALHIVLRFVAADADPFVVPIATLLTGLGVAMIYRIDIAYGNTGWNAYSTKQLAWTAISLAGAITVVILLRNYRILFRYTYIFGLAGILLLLLPFVPGLRIPDANAQVWVSLGGMFAFQPGELAKICLAIFFAGYLVRTRESLTSVGKRVLGITWPRMRELGPVLVVWLVSLGIIVFQRDLGTGTLIFGMFVAMLYVATGKTSWVLIGLGLVVAGVAAATQVLSYVQGRFVNWLFLFDSSQVDPDGPGYQPMQGLFGLARGGLIGTGWGQGRPEITPLAHSDYIITSLGEELGLIGLFAILCLYMVFVSRGVRIGLAGQDDFGKLLATGLSFTIALQVFIMVGGVTRLIPLTGLTTPFLAAGGSSLVANWLIVALLLRISDGVRRQPRVVIG
- a CDS encoding PP2C family protein-serine/threonine phosphatase; the protein is MVFEGSSAAISHTGKVRSNNQDSGYSGANLFVVADGMGGHAGGDVASSLAIQRMEPLDHPYSSTEDAQAALQAAATTAAGDLIRAAKDRPELAGLGTTLSAIIMVDEYAVIGHIGDSRIYLYRDDALTQITADHTFVQRLVDSGRITPEEARYHPRRSVLMRVLSDMDADPELDMFVMHAQPGDRWLLCSDGLSGVVDEARILKTMQLGLAPGRTADNLLKQALDGGAPDNVTIVIVDVGGQHPVHSGTATIVGAASNPSGVYVPPVRAPRSNWLHPVRQAANEPSHFEPAPEYLEELIEEDRRRAKRRRLGWIAGTLVVLAMLGFAAFAAYSWTQTRYFIGADEDSVVIFQGVQQNIGPITLSTPVEDTDILLADLPPYQRASVERTISARSLSDAMAIVDRLRTGAEANVIEQTPLPTPLPSPSATPSGGAG
- a CDS encoding FHA domain-containing protein, coding for MSELVLLLLRIGFLVLMWFFVFGVVYSLRADLFGVRARKLPVEATAGAPAAAAAPAAPPRPSSSRPSSGPATVATAKRLVITSGPKAGLELPLGSEAMTIGRSSESALVIRDDYTSSHHARLLLRGDTWAIQDLDSTNGTFVAGQRVTGGPVSLSLGTPVKVGATTFELRA
- a CDS encoding FhaA domain-containing protein, which codes for MGLLDSFEKGLERAVNSAFAKTFRSGIQPVEIASALRREADTTAAVVSRDRIIAPNNFVVRLSPDDAERMRGLGGALTDELHALVTKHAKSQGYSFAGPLSITLDADEKVATGTVRVTSGAVEGRVNWQAVVDVDGRRHALTRARTVIGRGSDADITIADAGSSRRHAEILWDGERAMLRDMGSTNGTKVDGQKLREAALPSDTTITIGRTDLVFRIVPVATPSRSSRPGDDATRAFGALG